Part of the Kitasatospora sp. NBC_01266 genome, AAGCGTCCTGGCGACGGGTCCGCAGCAGCGACAGCCCGGACGCGTACGTGCGGCGCATCCTGGTGAACAGCAACTTCGACCGTTTCCGCAAGCGCCGCCTGGCGGAGTACCCGACCGACGAACCGCTGGAGCCGAGCGGCCCGCACCCGACGGACGCCGGCGCGCAGTTCGACCAGCGCCAGGTGCTCTTCGCCGCTCTCGCCACGCTGCCCGCGCGGCAGCGCGCCGTGGTGGTGCTGCGCTACTGGGAGGACCTCTCCGAAGCACAGGTCGCCGCCGCGCTCGGCTGCTCCGCCGGCACCGTCAAGAGCCAGGCCGCCAAGGGACTGGCCAAGCTGCGTGCCCACTCCGCCCTCACCGACCTCAGCACGCCGGCCACGACCGACTCCCGATTGAAGGTGTCCGCATGACCTGGCCCGACGAGAGCCGCATCCCCACCGACGAACCAGGGCTGCGCCATGCCCTCGCCCACGGCGCGGCGGACCTCGTCGTCTCCCCGGCACCGTACGCGGCGATCATCAGCGACGGCCGGGGGCTGCGACGGCACCGGACCGCAGCGCGTACCGCGCTCGCCGTGACGATGGTCGTCGTCCCCGCCCTCACCCTCGCGCTGCTCCCAGGACGCCACCCGGCTCCCCCGCCCGGCCCGAGCAGTGCGGCGAGCAGTGCGGCGAGCAGCGCGGCGAGCAGTGCGGCGCCGCAGGACTCCAAGGTCGTGATGCCGACCGGTCCGGCCGCCAGTCTGACGAAGGACCGTGACACCAAGGCCGGTCCGATCATGGTGACCACCCTGGCAGGCCCCAAGTCCGGTGTCACCGGCCAGGTCTGGGTCTGGCTGCCGCCGCAGTACAGCGACCCGAAGTACGCCAAGTTCGGCTTCCCGGTGCTGACCCTCTACGCGGGTGGCCAGAGCAACGGCTACAACACCTGGACGGACGACCAGCTGCCGATCCAGGAGATCGACGCCCAGCTCGCCCAGCAGGACCAGGCGCACCCCTTCATCATGATCATGCCGGTGCAGAACCTGACCGGCGACGAGAACCGGTCCCTGGACTGCTCCGACATCCCCGGCCAGCCGAAGATGGGCACCTGGTTGTCCCAGGACGTCCCGGACTTCGTGCGTGCCAACTTCCGCACCCTCAAAGGTCGCGACAGCTGGGGCCTGATGGGCGCCGCCACCGGTGCCTTCTGCAGCGCGAAGCTGGCCCTGCAGCACCCCGACCTCTACGCGGCCGCC contains:
- a CDS encoding alpha/beta hydrolase; protein product: MTWPDESRIPTDEPGLRHALAHGAADLVVSPAPYAAIISDGRGLRRHRTAARTALAVTMVVVPALTLALLPGRHPAPPPGPSSAASSAASSAASSAAPQDSKVVMPTGPAASLTKDRDTKAGPIMVTTLAGPKSGVTGQVWVWLPPQYSDPKYAKFGFPVLTLYAGGQSNGYNTWTDDQLPIQEIDAQLAQQDQAHPFIMIMPVQNLTGDENRSLDCSDIPGQPKMGTWLSQDVPDFVRANFRTLKGRDSWGLMGAATGAFCSAKLALQHPDLYAAAVPIDGYFKADSTLWQGHQAEQDANSPDVLVSQSKADVRMLATAGGANADEVKLVKDWAAKAAAPTEIDYYEQPGGKDLTTDFEKLIPMALEWLTKNLTGPQSDS